aaattttttattccGTCCCCCAAACTAAAAAGCcttagaagttttttttttttttttttgtaattaaaaaGCCTTAGAAGTTGACTCCTTGCCCTCACAAGAATTACTCTTCTATTTTGGTGTACATGTATCCATTAAATAATAAACCACTCAATGTTCTTTATTCACATTACCCCCTTAAATTATACTATCTCAATTGCACCCTTAAATTACTTCATTGCCACATGTCAAAATACTAGTGAGGGGCTTTTGGATATGTTACCACTGAGAGCCACCCACAATTGTTGTTGTTTCCCAagtctcattttcatttttgataatACCATCCATAGAACACTACAGCAGACAACAGCCAAAACCTTCTCTTCCTGAATTTGCATGTAATTCATGCATTCTGTGGATAAGGAAATCAACAATTGGCTCTGAAATGAGCAGTTCATTGAGCTTCCAATTCACCAAGGCCTTGCCTCCCCGCCTCCCTTCTCAATCCAAAAGCCCACCACTTTTGATTGTCTGCAGACGTAAAATTCCTCCACCTTCAAAGCTAAAGGTAATAAATTGTCAACCGTATGACAATTTTATTTGATGGAGAAAAACAAAACTGCATCAGATTTTgcattattttacttttagccTCTGAATTCTTAAATCCCATATTTTGCTAGTTGTTGATAACAGGCACAAAGAAGTCTCAGCACAGAGCCCATCAAGAATAGTGGAACTGCAATTCCCAGTTTGGCAATTCAAGTTGGGGCATTTTTTGCCACTGTAAGCaactgacttttttttttttgtcttatcTCATTACAAACTTGAAACTAAattatttgagaaaatttgCCAAACAGGTAGCAGAGCCTGCTTTAGCAGTAACAGGAGTGAATGATGAAGAAGATTTGATAACCATCTTAATTCAGTTGGGGATATGTGCTTTTATATACTTTATTGTCTTTCCAGTGAGTGGCCATTACCATATTCTTGACCTTGCAAATGGGCTCAATGGATACCATGAACTGTTGAAAAAACCAATACTGATTTATATGTGCAAATTAATTGCAGCCAATCATTATGAACTGGCTTAGGATCAGATGGTACAAAAGGGGCTTCATCGAGATGTACTTTCAGTTCATGTTTGTATTCATATTCTTCCCAGGGTAAGTGATTCCTACTCTAAAACCACTTCTGATCCACTTTGCCAACATTATAATTCTAATTCTTTGCGGTCAAAGTTGGCATTTCTCATAATCAGGAGTAGTATCTGAACATTTTAACCTATTAGACAGCTGAATTAGTACTTGAGTGTAAGGTGATTAGTGCACATAGATAATGGTAGACAATGGTGCCATCAATTTAGAGGAAttgcagttttgaaaaaaaaatgatacctAAACTTATAGGTTCAACTACTATTGATTGTCACATAAAGAAGTTCATGATACAAAGTCTACACACATTTTGTTAAAGGGGTGCAAAACtttgatttaatcaactaaAAACTAACATCATTACTTGTGGCAAATAGTGAAACAGAAACTAGCTGTTATGAAGCCTAGTTAAGCATTCTCTGTCTTCAAACACAAGCCTAATTTGctcttcttcaaaaaaaaaaattgtcactAGCAAATATTCATAATTAATGTTGGAGGAAAAAATTCTGGTGGAGgtacatttttcttcttcttcttctttttccataTCTGATGGTTCGGTTCATGTTTATTGACTAATAAGAGGGCCGATATCTCTCAGGTTACTACTATGGGCACCCTTCTTGAACTTCAGAAAATTCCCAAGAGATCCATCCATGAAGTACCCTTGGTCTACCCCAGAAAACCCCTCTCAAATCAAGGGTGCTTCTCGCAAGTACCCTTGGGCTACACCTGAAGATTATGAATAACTAAaactcaaaaatgtaatagtattggaatttgatgtttttttttttagtctgTCTATCCATCATGCTAGTAGGCGCAAATGACTGGCTATTAAATAATGTTTATTCTTTTTAGAGAAAATTTAAGGATAAATTACCTTTTACCTCCCTATAGTTTGGTGCTTTATCACATAACCTTCCTATGgtttaaaaatttatatataaccCTCTCATAATTTATATTAAAGTGTCACCGTTACTTTTTCCATCAAAACTAGTTATCAATAgtaaaaaagtcaaaatcaaactaataaacTGATCAATTTATCctttcattaattcttttttccctccacacataaaaagaagaaactgaaataaaaaaagataaataagaactaaaaaatatcattaaagatttggtttaaaaactataatgatatttgtagtaaaaaaagatttgaaattttttgtttcttatttatttgttttatgtttcccttccatttttttgtttctcatttatttattttttatttctattccaactcttttgtatttggagaaaattaagatttGCAGGCCAAAGTATAGGTTGTCAAAAtcatctcttcttttccaaaaaagaaaaaaagatagagagaaagaaaagaaaaaaaaagtagttaaaggaatgaatttgtcaatttattagtttgactTTGACTTTTTACCATTCACAGTTAATTTTAAcggaaaaattaatccaaactATGAGAGGGTTATATACAAGTTATTAAACCACAGGGGGTTACATGATGAAACACCAAACCCATGGAGATAAAAggtaatttatccaaaattcaAGTCAATAACAATTTTATTCGCTTTTCTGCTTACATTTAGCTCGTAaagcaaaaattccaaaaattgttaaaaattgcAACTATTTATTTATCTACACTACATATAAAGGAAGAGCACATTTTGATCTACAACATTAGCCATAAGTAACAGAATTAGTGCAT
The nucleotide sequence above comes from Coffea arabica cultivar ET-39 unplaced genomic scaffold, Coffea Arabica ET-39 HiFi ptg000092l, whole genome shotgun sequence. Encoded proteins:
- the LOC140032810 gene encoding NAD(P)H-quinone oxidoreductase subunit L, chloroplastic-like; this encodes MSSSLSFQFTKALPPRLPSQSKSPPLLIVCRRKIPPPSKLKAQRSLSTEPIKNSGTAIPSLAIQVGAFFATVAEPALAVTGVNDEEDLITILIQLGICAFIYFIVFPPIIMNWLRIRWYKRGFIEMYFQFMFVFIFFPGLLLWAPFLNFRKFPRDPSMKYPWSTPENPSQIKGASRKYPWATPEDYE